gtctgattctttcCGCGGAGCTTCCgcacgtgttggtttggttttccTCGAAGTCCGTCATTGTAGTAGGCTTCTGTACGACCATGTCTgggcgaaccttggatgtcctgagagtcttgagagtaatcacattcgaagacgctcctgtgtcgataaggccctcttgaactctgaatccttgatgcgtgcggtaacatgTAGGGCACGGTTATGACCTTcccctggttgattgcagcaaaacgtctccgcccgctgattttTCGACcgatgtaaaagttcgcataaactttccattagagaaaccgcttcctgatctgtcggcctctggttcatagtgaaactattgacttgaggaggatcgttgtgaggatcagtcctcAGTGTaagagtctccatgacaggaccgctcatatctgatgtcgcttatttaatcaggtccatgtaggcccgcgtcgctgaagtaccttctccgagtGCGTTGAATgcattccttgttggctccaggggatgtcgcggctcttgtggaaaTCGATAATTTAATGTCTTAATAAaaatgagtacctctttctgagttgtatccatgtacGTTTGTTCCCTTGCGAGaatttcttgtctctccatcaaatccaccatggtaatagggggttgtcctcctctggctcctccagctcctcgtaccgatggaggagtggcagttgctctggtgacggctggaggcgttacacttgaagagatgctaGGGTTTGCGGcttctctggctctggtgataggaggtgtcacgcccaatggaatatctcctcttGCTCCgttggtgctggtagtagaggaagtaattccacgagatacattgatggtattgactggatgcacgatgacacctgggatatcaacaccgagaatgttgtcagcgctagtccgtcaggattggttgctgatccagacctaagatccaccattttcgaaatcaataaaatttaattggtattgaagaaattgacttcacaaccgagatattaatctcccactgtggtcgccaattgtttattggtgaaaactatttctgtcggttttggtaatttggggtgtgtggatgagaaatgaatctaaaccctaaacaaatgcactgcacgggagtacttgtgattcgagaaatcaatctgtacaattatggcctaaaccaagaaatggtcgttccagactttcttcggtcgcaaagtgaaggagatggggttgatattagggagggaagcgaagaatgttgagattgtgaaggtgttggctatttatgacttgtatcagaaagctgaaccggcttgcagaatgtaagctatcagttctggtgttggaatacgttgtatccacacttgatttctgtttcttcttgttttggaaatagggaggagaacttatttatacaagtcattgagccttacccacgtctctcatgggaagtggaggaagtggagtggtggagttgtgtgtgttagtgtcacacgactagtcttgcccacttctcccatcttcactaaccgtccatgtcttcctgacatgttcttgcgatggcgcgttgtgcgctgcatgctgtaaaccgccagaccaatatcccagtaagtatcctccagtttgtgacatgattaatgtctcgagtgtatggatcgtgggacccacagaaagtagcatgtgatgctagattaaataactaagttatttagggagtcgatatttatgaaatatcgtgtgtattctatgcatgtaatgcatcgaatatattcagcatgtatgaatcatcgctgttttaaggcttaacggagtaagtcgcggattaagcatcttaaaatagcattacgtctagccatcttcgagtgatcgtttggaggctgtacaggtaagccaTGACTTGGCTGATCACtccgtgtggaagagtggtggacggtgatcgtggtgatgcctcactggtcgcctaactcctgtcttaggttgtccgtccaagctggcgaagttggacggacgagatgacttgcaacccaaatctgcgaccgtcggattagggtttaggaggtgctcaaacaccaacctttagcttggtcgaatccatgcatgggacacgtttttggcaagaccgatcggtcatgcgtgtagacggcatgtcgATGTACAcatccgtacctcactgtcccatggagatgcaatctaagccactcaatttgtccggcaaagtttagtggtcgagatcagtttgcaatTGGAACCGCAGACCATGCCtactttgggcgcacgaatcgaggcgcctagccatggtcggtattggccgattggtcacacatgtagatgggcccacggtgattataTTGACATGCTTGGACCCttaaatctacatctacaccctccatctatgcctgcgaagatggatggttgtgactgatttgcgacacatgtgatgtgccgtaaaccctaattagggtttcatgtccacgctactttagctggacgaattggcaagccacgcttctctttggggaggccgaccatgtggggcccacattgggccggtggtgaacatgccaataccggCCTGAGggttatgggtccgatctaagccatccaatcatgccggtggaGTTGGATGGTCTtgatcaatttgagacctttagtggaatttcctacgACCCTTTAAACCTCACGGCGGTCGAACTTCGGGCAACCGTACGTgattatgtggctaggtcaggggaggatcgattatgcaggcgtgaacggggtccgccggtgtgcaggacaacgcttgtccaaccggccatgggaCGATCCACGTAGGCGGCCTTTATTCGTacggctggtgttcggtggtagtttaggaggcatggtaggtattcgaccgaccagggcataagcgggcccgctggtggtcattccGGTGGTAGCctactcctgctgaggatcgtctaggctggtcaaattatgcggccaacttgcgtggtcgtgattgtttctgagactgatatggacagtccagatccaaatatgctcaatcgggctagtataacacaccgagagatgtaggctcaatcgggctagtataacacaccgagagttgtggcctatacgggtatttcgtgcatgcctcattattgacacttggagattcgtgttactttgctgagagcaacactcagtcgtcatgccgcaccaataatgagagttctgcgggaacaacacaggaaatacaaggctaatcgcgcatgtattaataatgctataaattcacagggtatatgggattgttgctacatgctccaacctggatgatttttgtgtatttaattcacataaTGGTGGGATTGTTggcacatgctccattctaggtgaattagtaaagtaaaGAAgttttcatcacttatcagtggctttatcctttgcaggatgtcaaagcataaatttggttttacaattttagccctgaactaaaatccaccatcaacactaccatattcggtagtgaatttaggttatttaactcccgaatatagagtagccccaaaatgagattttgcagcaattctcaattttttgaattttggttgagcctataatcggtagtaaagttatcctgacttccgattattcaGTGGCTCTTTTTGTAAatatcctaccataatcggtagtcaagatagttcatataactaccgaatatagagtagccccaaaatgaaATTTTGCAAAAATCATTTATtttggcttctcttaaatattgCCCATGGTTTTATGAACCATAGCCCATTTAAAATAAGTGATTTATCTAACCAAACAGACTTTTAAAATCATTACAcaatcctaccataatcggtagtcaagatagttcatataactaccgaatatagagtagccccaaaatgagattttgcaaaaatcatttattttggcttctcttaaatattgCCCATGGTTTTATTAACCATATCTCATTTAAAATAAGTGATTTATCTAACCAAACAGACCTTTAAAATCATTAAACATAGCCCACAAAATTATACATGATTATTATACATAGCCCAAAATATCAAGATGATCATAaaatcactaaataaaaaataacaaaatcatcTAATTTTTTCATAATTATTTGACATGATGAATGTTTTTGAAGAATAATCAATATCCTCAATCAAATTTTGGTGCaatcatgattgagaaaaaaaGCATCTTAGAGAATATCTTTTATAGATTGTGTTTATGAAGTTTTATGAAAATGGTCCTACGAAAAGAATCAAACCCAAATTAATTCcgttttgttgttgtatttttgaaTGGAACAATTAGAATATACACTCCTATAATGTTAATATTTTATcatgattaagaaaaaagaaTATCATTTTAGAGAGAATTAAGAAttagaatttattttgtttttttgggaaaagtaagaattagggttttaattGTATATGagaattataaataaaaaaacaactaTAACTAATTAGAAATATGATGAagtttgatcaaaataaaagttagagtttattttgattttgattaagaagaagaatttaagtTTAATTGCTAGTATAAATTAAGACGTGTTTGGATTttcattttaacttaaattttttgggttatggttaatatatgtgtgggctatatttaagagaagcctttattttttgaattttggttgagcctataatcggtagtaaatgaggtAAAATCCTGACTTCCGATTGTACAATGGCTCTCTTTGCAAATATTCAACCATATTCGGTAGTCAAAATAGTTCACATAACTACCGAATGCAGAGTagcccaaaatgagattttacaaaaacccttcttctttttttttgaattttggtgaaCCTATAATCAATAGTAAATGAATTTAtcattaacttccgattaatagtAGCCCCAAATACGCATTTAGCAAAAATTCATATCAATCGGTAGTCTCTGTGCGTTTCTTAACTACCGATTTACTCTCAACAATCGGTTCAAAAATAACTTCCGATTACGGaagggcattaacgtattctACTATCcttttggacatcccttaacctTGTCTATGgattgggaataaaaaagtcgcccctaattctttcggagtcgcccctaaaaatgtcaGGCTTTCCAACCCTCAGATCTTCATAATTTGAGGTTctggcaaaagaagaaaaaatggtaGTACTATATTTCTCTCAATGGACTCATGAGCTAGCTTGCTAATACGCAAAAGATTTCTTCATAATTAGAAAATTTTGCAAATGTGTGTACTACACATCAATTTTCGCAGGCCTTTCTCTAAAATATTATCTCAGGTACAAAATTTCCTACTTTGATTCTTCTGCAGAAGCACTtttgcttcttcttctctttctagtcttttctttcaccaatcctttcTCTGACAGTGTTTTTAGTTTCTGGGCTTTTCGTTCTTCTGCTTTTTGTTCGAATCCGTCATCCATCTTCATAGTCGCAATACGTTTAGCTTTGTAAACCTACATTGACGGATCCAAATATAATGATATAATGTAAAGTTTATCAAAAAAGATGAATCACAAGGAGTGtagtgaaaaaggaaaactcattTTCTAATGGGGAAGACTAATTAATTGACGAGCTTATGACTTTGGACATAACTCCCTCAGAGACCAACGCAATTAGTGAAATCTTAGAATATAATAAAAGAGCGACGCAACTAGTGAAATCTTAGAATATACACTTATTCCGTACAATAGAGGTGTTGCCTTAGTAATTTCAGCAAGAACATCGTTTTCTTTGCACTCAAACTTATCCAACTGCTTCCCAACGACAGCCTCTATTTCATGAATGAGATCTACATCGATCtgcaaaaaatcatcaaaaatcactCGGTGTGAGGACTTACAAAGATGCTAGATGAAAATTACAATGACAACCAGCCAGGTGACCAAATGTTCCTCGAGACAAAATTCTGAGCTGAACAACACTTCCACAACTAACCTGTGTGACAAAGCTCACAGCCAGCCCCCCTCTGCCTGCTCTAGCTGTACGCCCAACACGATGAACATAGTCTCTAGCATATCTGGAATAAGTTGGATCAAGTTTAGTCAAAAATTCATGTCCTGCCATTTTCCGTAACAAAACTACAGAAATTCTGAATTCTAAGGAAGTTTGCTAGTAACACTAACCTCGGAATATCATAATTTATGACAAGATCAACTGTTGGAATGTCTAAACCCCGACTAGCCACGTCTGTTGCCAGCAGAATGGGAGTCTGACCAGATTTGAATCGATGTAGTGCAGAAAGTCTTAGAGCCTGGGACTTGTGTGAATGTAATCCCACTGCTGGTTGTTCAAGTTCTTCCAGTAACAAACTAAGAAGGTGACAACTCCTGATGTAACACCAATGAACATAGAGATATCACTATATTATAAGAATAATTTCATTGCGGCAAGTAAGAATTTTATAGACCTCTCACTCTCACTCTGTGCATGTGTTTCTCAACTCCTGATAGTTTGTCAGTATTATTTGATAAAAGAAGTAGCCAATGTAGTACGACTAGCCGATCGGCCCCGGATCTGGCTGGGGACCGATCCCCGATCCTGGCAGATCCCAGCCGAGTAACTCGGCAAGTCACATACTGTGCATATTTATCCCAGATATGTGAACTGTTTGACATATAATTTGGGAATGCATGACAATCTATACCAGATCAACACTTTAAGAAAGATCCATCCATGCTTGCATTCACTAAAGAGAAACGAAATAATAAGAAAGCAGCTACTCAAACGTTCAGTCATTTCAACATAAATTCATGCATTGTAACATTGAGTTGTGCATTCATGGCAAGTGGATTTGTTTGCTAAAAATCAAGGCTATAAaaatcttatcatcattttctaaCTTCTCATGCTTCCAATTAAATGAACTACCCACAGGGAAGGTGGAAAATGCGCACCCCGGTTTTAAGGGGGTGAACAAATTTGCACTCCAACCAAAATTTTTGAATTGAAGTAACAATGTAACAAGTCAAGCATCTTCTCAGTTGGCTATTGAGGCATTTGGTAACTGTAGTTGTGATTATGCTCAAGGGAAGGTCTGCTGGAGTGGGTCTGCTCTGTTGGGGTATACAAGCCTAATTAGAATCTAAAAAGATGATGGGTCAATTCTGCAAGTGTTTTGCTATACAATAATGTTTATATGCAATTGCAGCTATGATGCATATGGCAAACCACATGTAGAACAGACCTACCAAAACAAGGTAACTAAAATTCGACACTTAAGTCTGAATTCCATAGCCACATAATGATGCAATTAAGACACTaattaaaaacagagaaatcacaaGCCAATAGTTAGTTTCATCTTTTAATTATCACACCAAGTAGATTGAACTTCTGACCCGAATTATTTTATtagtaaagataaaataaaagcaCTCAAAGGAGGATTTGCCTTGTGTGTGCATAAACATGCATAAATAACTTCCTAGAAATCCCATTTGTCAAAGCTAGACCTAGGTCAATGAACAACAAGTCTGGTAAACAGAGTATTAACAGTTAGGAGAAACTTCAGATGCAAAACACGTAAGAATTTTACCTGCATGTAGAAACAAATATTATGGCTGAGCGAACGCCCATGTCCTCCATTTTTGACAAAATGTGCAGCAGATAAACATCTTTCACGTTTTTCGGAACAAACACATACTGTTGTTTGAGAGATTCAACAGTCTTAAATCCCTCATACTGCTCGTAAAAGTATGCCTTGTTTGCAGAAACCTCAAGCAGTGTTTGTAAGTTTTCCGTCATTGTTGCAGAAAACAACAAAGTTTGTCTATCTTTGGGCAAGTACTGAAATATTGCACTCAGTTCCTCCTCAAAACCAACATCCAAAACTCTATCAGCCTCATCCAAAACTAGAAACTGCAGAAAAAAAATAGAACAGACGAGATAAACAAAATACGTTGCCAGCCAAATTCATACTGCGGAAACAAAATTAAAGCAGTGAATATCCTGAGATAAATCAGATATGAAAACTATAAAAGAGTTCATCAATTTACTGTAAAAGAGTTCATCAATATCTTGTTTGTGCCTTAGAATTGTGATTGAAATAGTAGACTAGTATGTTTAATGCTTATTAGTATTATTGATATTTTCATAATATCAGTATACTAACAATGTGGGCAGGGAAAAAATTATGCAACATTTTAGATTGATGCTACTTTTGCTGAGAGTGTTACTTTCACTTATTTCAATTTTCACAGTTCAGAAAAGTGAACAAGGAGAAATCCGCTGTCTTTTTGACCCCTAAATTTGTAATGAGGCCTGGATATGTCTCTACCAAATATTACTATGATGTTGATTTCCGAAGAGGTCATATTGCTATTAAGGAGTATATTCCTGCAGTAGTTGATGAATCTGGTAATTCTGTTCTGTCCCTCTGTATGAAACTTATCTCACCACTGGGTCATTGTTAGATTATATGCTCCCAAGCCCAAGGATATAAAAATCACCGAGGAGAATGATCCTAACAAACTTCTTTTAAATAAAACATCATCGTGAGAAACAGTGGTGTCTGTAAGAATGTTGCATTGGCCAATACTTTGGGCTTGGATCTGAAACACGATGAGCCACCTCGCAGGCACCAGATCTTTATGGGATAAAGGTCGGCAATTCTTCAAAAATCCTAGATGGGcatgaggagagatggttcattAATGTGCAGGCAATTTATATGCATGTTGTGGAAAATCAGCAATGATGCATGGAGTGCCAGTGTGTGCTGTTTAATGTTATGAAGGATGAGTATGGTCGACGGGTCGATCACTGCCACCAGGTTATACTAGAGGCATGCTGTGCTTCTACGATGATACCTGGTAAGTAAGAGAAGGCTTCACAAGCAACTATCTGATATATACTGCGAGTGGGTGTGCTGAGAAGAAAGCATGCTGCATGTtaagattttcattttgatgtcaCTTGCACTAAGACACAAGAGAACGAGTTGGGAGCAGTTTGTATGGTACATCGGCAACCCAAACAGTTCAAAGACTATACTGTGCTTAGAGCAATGTAAAGGAATATGCTACCTTGGTCTTCGAGAAGACGGATGGAATATCTGGATTCTGTTCAAGGAGGACTTTAATCCTCCCTGGTGTTGCGATCACAACATGTGGGTGTTGCATCAAAGCTTGTGCTTGAGTGATCATATCCATTCCTCCAACAACAACAGCACAGCGTAGGTGCAAGGATGCTCCAAGTGCCCTGAACTGCTCTGCCAATTGGTATCCCAGCTCCCTAGTAGGTGTTATCACCAAAGCAAACACACCATAGGGGTTTTCTGCAAGGCGGTTAAAAATAGGTAATGCAAAAGCCGCTGTCTTCCCACTACCAGTCTGAGCTAAACCTAAAACATCTTGCCCAGCAAGAATTCGAGGAATACAGTGATGTTGAACTTGCGTGGGTTTCTTCATTCCAAGCTCCTTGCATGTTCGAGTAGCCCAGTCAGCTAAACCAAGATCAGAGAAACTAAGAGTATACGATTCAGGGTCGCATGATTTTTCCACTTCTAGGGGTTCATTAGGTTGAGGATTTTCTATAACTGGGGGTGGTTTTTCGGAAACTTTTGGAGTAAACTTCTTCTTCGAGAACAACGGAGGTTGATCAACTATAGTATCTTCCTCCATAGTTGTTTTGCCTGCAAATGTTAAAGAACCAATCAACTATAAGTCTTTGTTCCTAAATTAGTAAGCCGAACCAGCCGGAGCTATGTGTTGTGCATTGGAAAAGTATAACCACAAAAAGAAAAGGTTTAAATTACCTGCGAGGGATTCATTTATAAAGAGGGATCAAAACACTAGAGAAAATTCAAAAGTAATGATTCATATAGAAAATCCCACACACACCACACACTTGGTTAAGTAGAAACTAATGAATAACTTTAGAGACGCAGAAATTACATTGGTAGTAAGTCTCCGGTAAGCAATTTCTGTCATTGTAGACATTAAAAACCAATCTGAAATATCGACTCCTACTACAGTAAGTGAGTAGGAGGGGGTATTACATTTAGAGTTCGCATATGGGGTTCACATGATAGAGAAGGAACAATCTAGAGTTAGCATTTATGTTTTTATTGGGGCATTACATTTAACATGTATTGGGGGGTATTCCAGTTAACTCAAATTCAATAACCAATCAAAAGAATAACAAGCCAAGATCAAATTCTGAGAATAAATCAAAATTATTCAGAGACATGATTCGGAACCCAGTAAAGATTGAACCTGTAACTATATCTAGTACCTACCAGAACAAAAAACCCTTAATTGTGaactccccaaaaaaaaaaaaaaaaaaaaaaaaaNNNNNNNNNNNNNNNNNNNNNNNNNNNNNNNNNNNNNNNNNNNNNNNNNNNNNNNNNNNNNNNNNNNNNNNNNNNNNNNNNNNNNNNNNNNNNNNNNNNNNNNNNNNaaaaaaaaaaagaagctagAACGCATACCTGTTAAAGTAGGACAACGATGGAAAGCAGTTGATGGGAACGAAAGACAAATTTCGAAAGTGAGAGTTTGGGGTTTTAAGAGAAATTTCAAAGCCTGCTGATATGTGCATGTGTGTCCCAGGCAGTTTTGAGTGGTTTTTGGGCAGTTTTTACGGGTGGTTATTGAGTCTGCCTATATATATTATATTGTGTAAGAATGTAAAGGTATCTATGAAAATGGTGATATCCTAGATTAATGGCTTCTTATCTGATTCTCCTTCTCTCATTCTATGATTCGTCTTGCTTCTAATATGATATGTCGTCCCTTCTTTTCTAATAGTTTCGTTCTAATTTCACCTTGTTCACTGAATGATATGTTTGCACATATCAAAAGTATCGGAGCCGTTGGATCTTGTCGGACGGTTTATCCTATTTATTATTATCTACTAATTATCATTATCAATAACAAATGgttatcatttattgttccaCCAAAGGAACGAAAAGAATTGTTCAGGGAAA
This is a stretch of genomic DNA from Papaver somniferum cultivar HN1 chromosome 1, ASM357369v1, whole genome shotgun sequence. It encodes these proteins:
- the LOC113309150 gene encoding DEAD-box ATP-dependent RNA helicase 36-like isoform X1; protein product: MEEDTIVDQPPLFSKKKFTPKVSEKPPPVIENPQPNEPLEVEKSCDPESYTLSFSDLGLADWATRTCKELGMKKPTQVQHHCIPRILAGQDVLGLAQTGSGKTAAFALPIFNRLAENPYGVFALVITPTRELGYQLAEQFRALGASLHLRCAVVVGGMDMITQAQALMQHPHVVIATPGRIKVLLEQNPDIPSVFSKTKFLVLDEADRVLDVGFEEELSAIFQYLPKDRQTLLFSATMTENLQTLLEVSANKAYFYEQYEGFKTVESLKQQYVFVPKNVKDVYLLHILSKMEDMGVRSAIIFVSTCRSCHLLSLLLEELEQPAVGLHSHKSQALRLSALHRFKSGQTPILLATDVASRGLDIPTVDLVINYDIPRYARDYVHRVGRTARAGRGGLAVSFVTQIDVDLIHEIEAVVGKQLDKFECKENDVLAEITKATPLLYGISVYSKISLVASLFYYILRFH
- the LOC113309150 gene encoding DEAD-box ATP-dependent RNA helicase 36-like isoform X2 → MEEDTIVDQPPLFSKKKFTPKVSEKPPPVIENPQPNEPLEVEKSCDPESYTLSFSDLGLADWATRTCKELGMKKPTQVQHHCIPRILAGQDVLGLAQTGSGKTAAFALPIFNRLAENPYGVFALVITPTRELGYQLAEQFRALGASLHLRCAVVVGGMDMITQAQALMQHPHVVIATPGRIKVLLEQNPDIPSVFSKTKFLVLDEADRVLDVGFEEELSAIFQYLPKDRQTLLFSATMTENLQTLLEVSANKAYFYEQYEGFKTVESLKQQYVFVPKNVKDVYLLHILSKMEDMGVRSAIIFVSTCRSCHLLSLLLEELEQPAVGLHSHKSQALRLSALHRFKSGQTPILLATDVASRGLDIPTVDLVINYDIPRYARDYVHRVGRTARAGRGGLAVSFVTQIDVDLIHEIEAVVGKQLDKFECKENDVLAEITKATPLLFTKLNVLRL